A stretch of Brassica rapa cultivar Chiifu-401-42 chromosome A08, CAAS_Brap_v3.01, whole genome shotgun sequence DNA encodes these proteins:
- the LOC103834950 gene encoding uncharacterized protein LOC103834950, with the protein MSLFTSFLSCFVPKSSSKISSIDGSIPKGLSLEKPKSKSESLRAPIIVSYFPVGSMLSRL; encoded by the coding sequence ATGTCTCTCTTCACGTCTTTCTTAAGTTGCTTTGTTCCAAAATCCAGCTCAAAAATTAGTTCAATCGATGGTAGTATCCCGAAGGGCTTGTCGTTGGAGAAGCCAAAAAGCAAATCTGAATCTCTTAGAGCTCcaatcattgtatcttatttcCCCGTGGGTTCAATGCTTTCGCGTTTGTAA
- the LOC103835536 gene encoding WUSCHEL-related homeobox 13 isoform X2, which translates to MMELDNQQQPNPMKVMTDEQLETLRKQIAIYATICERLVEMHKTLTSQQDLAAGRMGGLYTDTSICQKMTARQRWTPTPMQLQILERLFDQDTGTPSKQKIKDLTEELSQHGQIAEQNICNWFQNRRARSKRKQHCGVGSSNNKNGEGEVETETETLNEKRKRPESLLVQTDGNNNNNDIGTATATSPRPEDLCFQSPEMSSDLHLLGVQSNTRDEHLVESYNLYDHVEDYDMSG; encoded by the exons ATGATGGAGTTGGATAATCAGCAGCAACCCAACCCAATGAAGGTGATGACCGACGAGCAGCTTGAAACTCTGAGGAAACAGATTGCTATCTACGCCACCATTTGTGAACGTCTCGTTGAGATGCACAAAACCCTCACTTCTCAACAAGATCTTGCAGCAG GGAGGATGGGAGGTCTATATACAGACACAAGTATTTGTCAAAAGATGACAGCTAGGCAGAGGTGGACTCCGACGCCAATGCAGCTTCAGATTCTGGAGCGTTTATTCGATCAAGACACAGGAACACCGAGCAAGCAAAAGATCAAAGACCTAACCGAAGAGCTTAGCCAACACGGTCAGATTGCTGAACAAAACATCTGCAATTGGTTCCAGAACCGGCGTGCTCGTTCCAAGAGGAAGCAGCATTGTGGTGTTGGTTCTTCTAACAACAAAAATGGTGAGGGTGAGGTAGAGACTGAAACTGAGACATTGaatgagaagagaaagagacCAGAAAGTCTTCTTGTTCAAACTGATGGAAACAACAATAACAATGACATTGGGACAGCAACTGCTACTAGTCCTAGGCCTGAAGATCTTTGCTTCCAGAGCCCTGAGATGAGCTCTGATCTTCACTTGCTAGGAGTCCAATCAAACACaa GGGATGAGCATCTTGTTGAAAGCTACAACCTTTATGATCATGTTGAAGATTATGACATGTCAGGCTGA
- the LOC103835536 gene encoding WUSCHEL-related homeobox 13 isoform X1 yields the protein MMELDNQQQPNPMKVMTDEQLETLRKQIAIYATICERLVEMHKTLTSQQDLAAGGRMGGLYTDTSICQKMTARQRWTPTPMQLQILERLFDQDTGTPSKQKIKDLTEELSQHGQIAEQNICNWFQNRRARSKRKQHCGVGSSNNKNGEGEVETETETLNEKRKRPESLLVQTDGNNNNNDIGTATATSPRPEDLCFQSPEMSSDLHLLGVQSNTRDEHLVESYNLYDHVEDYDMSG from the exons ATGATGGAGTTGGATAATCAGCAGCAACCCAACCCAATGAAGGTGATGACCGACGAGCAGCTTGAAACTCTGAGGAAACAGATTGCTATCTACGCCACCATTTGTGAACGTCTCGTTGAGATGCACAAAACCCTCACTTCTCAACAAGATCTTGCAGCAG GAGGGAGGATGGGAGGTCTATATACAGACACAAGTATTTGTCAAAAGATGACAGCTAGGCAGAGGTGGACTCCGACGCCAATGCAGCTTCAGATTCTGGAGCGTTTATTCGATCAAGACACAGGAACACCGAGCAAGCAAAAGATCAAAGACCTAACCGAAGAGCTTAGCCAACACGGTCAGATTGCTGAACAAAACATCTGCAATTGGTTCCAGAACCGGCGTGCTCGTTCCAAGAGGAAGCAGCATTGTGGTGTTGGTTCTTCTAACAACAAAAATGGTGAGGGTGAGGTAGAGACTGAAACTGAGACATTGaatgagaagagaaagagacCAGAAAGTCTTCTTGTTCAAACTGATGGAAACAACAATAACAATGACATTGGGACAGCAACTGCTACTAGTCCTAGGCCTGAAGATCTTTGCTTCCAGAGCCCTGAGATGAGCTCTGATCTTCACTTGCTAGGAGTCCAATCAAACACaa GGGATGAGCATCTTGTTGAAAGCTACAACCTTTATGATCATGTTGAAGATTATGACATGTCAGGCTGA
- the LOC103834951 gene encoding probable E3 ubiquitin-protein ligase ATL45, giving the protein MDLTIIYLYYLIICKLGIYVYKYRCVCVRLLLLIGSDSFFLSKQQQILSSSLSSPLSRFIFLSKHSNSNNMTRSSRFLGTESAPPPPEEILAAETDMIVILSALLCALICVAGLAAVARCAWIRRLAGVNSSAVGESPPPNKGLKKKALQSLPKSTFTAADSPSSSSGEGESTSECAICLMEFSDGEEIRILPLCRHAFHVACIDKWLTSRSSCPSCRRILVPVKCDRCGHHDSTAETHGKDQPPRHQHPSQFSSANIPSFLP; this is encoded by the coding sequence ATGGATTTAACAATTATCTATTTATACTATTTAATTATCTGCAAATTAGgcatatatgtatataagtaTAGATGTGTATGTGTGCGTCTATTATTACTAATTGGATCAGATTCTTTCTTCCTCTCTAAACAACAACAGATTCTTTCTTCCTCTTTATCTTCACCACTTTCACGTTTCATCTTtctctccaaacactccaactCAAACAACATGACACGCTCCTCTAGATTCCTTGGAACTGAGTCGGCGCCGCCACCGCCGGAAGAAATACTAGCCGCCGAAACCGACATGATTGTGATACTCTCAGCTCTTCTCTGCGCTCTCATATGCGTAGCCGGCTTAGCCGCCGTAGCTCGATGCGCCTGGATCCGCCGTCTGGCCGGCGTTAACTCCTCCGCCGTAGGAGAATCTCCGCCGCCGAACAAAGGTCTCAAGAAAAAAGCGCTTCAGTCCCTCCCTAAGTCAACCTTCACCGCCGCAGACTCGCCGAGCTCCTCCTCCGGAGAGGGAGAATCAACCTCCGAGTGCGCCATATGCTTAATGGAGTTTTCAGACGGAGAAGAGATCAGGATATTACCCTTATGCAGACACGCCTTCCACGTGGCGTGCATAGATAAGTGGTTGACTTCTCGGTCGTCGTGTCCTTCTTGTCGTAGAATTTTGGTTCCGGTGAAGTGTGATCGGTGTGGCCACCACGATTCCACGGCGGAGACTCATGGCAAAGATCAGCCTCCTCGTCATCAACATCCTTCACAGTTCAGTTCCGCCAATATTCCTTCTTTTCTTCCTTAA
- the LOC103834952 gene encoding thioredoxin reductase 1, mitochondrial, protein MNCMHRSRFLIKSLLSRARTIARLGSSTLSQPQPPSLSSTVMSRLETHNTKLCIVGSGPAAHTAAIYAARAELKPLLFEGWMANDIAPGGQLTTTTDVENFPGFPQGILGAELTDKFRKQSERFGTTIFTETVTKVDFTSKPFKLFTESRAVLADAVILATGAVAKRLSFPGSGEGSGGFWNRGISACAVCDGAAPIFRDKPLAVIGGGDSAMEEANFLTKYGSKVYIIHRRDAFRASKIMQQRALANPKINVIWNSTVVEAYGEGEGGVLGGVKVKNVVTGEVLDLKVSGLFFAIGHEPATKFLDGTVKLDSDGYVVTKLGSTQTSVVGVFAAGDVQDKKYRQAVTAAGTGCMAALDAEHYLQEIESQQGKSD, encoded by the exons ATGAACTGCATGCATCGTTCGCGGTTTTTAATAAAGTCTTTGTTAAGCAGAGCAAGAACCATTGCACGTCTTGGATCCAGTACTCTCTCTCAGCCGCAACCACCGTCTCTCTCCTCCACCGTCATGAGTAGACTTGAAACTCATAACACAAAGCTCTGCATCGTCGGTAGTGGTCCGGCGGCTCACACGGCGGCTATTTACGCAGCTAGAGCTGAACTTAAGCCTCTTCTCTTCGAAGGATGGATGGCTAACGACATAGCTCCCGGTGGTCAACTAACAACCACCACCGACGTCGAGAACTTCCCTGGCTTTCCACAAG GTATTCTCGGTGCAGAGCTCACGGACAAGTTCCGGAAGCAGTCGGAGAGGTTCGGTACGACTATTTTCACGGAGACGGTGACTAAAGTCGACTTCACGTCGAAGCCGTTTAAGCTGTTCACAGAGTCTAGAGCCGTTCTCGCAGACGCTGTGATTCTTGCTACGGGAGCTGTGGCTAAGCGACTTAGCTTCCCTGGCTCTGGTGAAGGATCGGGAGGTTTCTGGAACCGTGGAATCTCGGCTTGTGCTGTCTGCGACGGAGCTGCTCCTATATTCCGTGACAAACCTCTTGCGGTTATCGGCGGAGGCGACTCGGCGATGGAAGAGGCGAACTTCCTTACCAAGTATGGTTCCAAGGTGTATATAATCCATAGGAGAGACGCTTTTAGAGCCTCTAAGATTATGCAGCAGAGAGCTCTGGCTAATCCTAAGATCAACGTGATTTGGAACTCGACGGTTGTGGAGGCTTATGGGGAAGGGGAGGGAGGGGTTCTTGGAGGAGTGAAGGTGAAGAATGTGGTTACTGGAGAGGTTTTGGATTTGAAGGTTTCTGGATTGTTCTTTGCTATTGGTCATGAGCCAGCAACGAAGTTTCTTGATGGTACGGTTAAGCTTGATTCAGATGGTTATGTGGTGACGAAGCTTGGTTCTACACAGACTAGCGTTGTCGGAGTTTTTGCCGCCGGGGATGTCCAGGACAAGAAGTACAGGCAGGCGGTAACAGCTGCGGGAACGG GATGCATGGCAGCTTTGGATGCGGAGCATTACTTACAGGAGATTGAATCTCAGCAAGGCAAGAGTGACTAA
- the LOC103834953 gene encoding ankyrin repeat domain-containing protein 2A, translated as MSSNPDKNLSPSDDKPESEQKSTKPESTASGSSPSSANPPPMNLNAFDFSNMAGILNDPSIRELAEQIAKDPAFNQLAEQLQRSIPNAAQGGGAGGGGFPNIDPQQYVSTMQQVMHNPEFQTMAERLGKALVQDPQMSPFLEAFSNAETAEHLTERMARMKEDPELKPILDEIDAGGPSAMMKYWNDKDVLKKLSEAMGMPIAGLPDQAASAEAEVAEEEGEEEEESIVHQTASRGDVEGLKNALASGGNKDEEDSEGRTALHFACGYGELKCAQVLIDAGASVNAVDKNKNTPLHYAAGYGRKECVSLLLENGAAVTLQNLDEKTPIDVAKLNNQLEVVKLLEKDAFL; from the exons ATGTCTTCCAATCCAGACAAGAACCTGTCTCCTTCAG ATGATAAACCGGAATCAGAGCAGAAGAGTACTAAACCGGAATCAACAGCCTCAGGGAGTTCACCTTCATCAGCTAACCCTCCTCCCATGAATTTAAATGCTTTTGATTTCTCTAATATGGCTGGTATCCTCAAC gaTCCAAGCATCAGAGAATTGGCTGAGCAGATTGCTAAAGATCCTGCTTTTAACCAGTTAGCTGAGCAGCTTCAGAGATCTATCCCAAACGCAGCTCAAGGAGGAGGAGCAGGAGGTGGTGGTTTCCCTAACATTGATCCACAACAGTATGTTAGCACCATGCAGCAGGTTATGCATAACCCTGAGTTTCAGACTATGGCTGAGCGTCTTGGTAAAGCTTTAGTGCAg GATCCACAAATGTCTCCTTTTCTGGAGGCTTTCTCAAACGCTGAAACAGCGGAGCATTTGACTGAGCGTATGGCGCGGATGAAAGAAGATCCAGAGTTGAAACCTATACTTGATGAGATTGATGCTGGTGGTCCTTCTGCCATGATGAA GTATTGGAATGATAAAGATGTGCTGAAAAAGCTTAGTGAAGCAATGGGTATGCCTATTGCTGGCTTGCCTGACCAGGCTGCTTCAGCTGAAGCCGAGGTAGCGGAAGAAgaaggggaagaagaagaagagtctaTTGTTCATCAAACTGCTAGTCGTGGAGATGTTGAG GGTTTGAAAAATGCTTTGGCATCTGGTGGGaacaaagatgaagaagattctGAGGGAAGGACTGCATTGCATTTTGCTTGTGGCTACGGCGAG TTGAAATGTGCTCAAGTTCTTATAGATGCTGGAGCAAGTGTTAACGCCGTTGACAAAAACAAGAACACACCTCTGCATTACGCTGCTGGTTACGGGAGGAAAGAGTGTGTAAGCCTTCTCCTTGAGAATGGTGCTGCAGT GACTCTGCAAAACCTAGATGAGAAGACACCCATTGATGTGGCCAAGCTCAACAACCAGCTCGAGGTGGTGAAGCTTCTCGAGAAGGATGCTTTCCTTTGA
- the LOC103834955 gene encoding tetraketide alpha-pyrone reductase 1, translated as MDQTKGKVCVTGASGFLASWLVKRLLLEGYEVTGTVRDPGNEKKLAHLWKLEGAKERLRLVKADLMEDGSFDNAIMGCHGVFHTASPVLKPTSNPEEEILKPAIEGTLNVLRSCRKNQSLKRVVLTSSSSTVRIRDDFDPNIPLDESVWTSVELCKRFQVWYALSKTLAEQAAWKFCEENSIDLVTVLPSFLVGPSLPPDLCSTASDVLGLLKGETEKFQWHGQMGYIHIDDVARTHILVFEQEAAKGRYICSSKVVSLEELVSFLSTRYPSLPIPKRFKKLNRLHYDLDTSKIKSLGLEFKPLEEMFDDCIASFVEQGYLSHVVS; from the exons ATGGATCAAACCAAAGGAAAAGTTTGTGTTACCGGAGCTTCAGGCTTCTTAGCTTCTTGGCTTGTGAAGAGGCTTCTCCTTGAGGGTTATGAAGTTACAGGAACAGTCAGAGATCCag GAAATGAGAAGAAGCTTGCACACCTTTGGAAACTGGAAGGGGCAAAGGAGAGACTAAGGTTGGTGAAGGCTGATTTAATGGAAGATGGAAGTTTTGATAACGCTATAATGGGATGCCATGGAGTTTTCCATACTGCTTCTCCTGTCCTCAAACCTACCTCTAATCCAGAG GAGGAGATTTTGAAACCAGCTATAGAGGGCACACTGAATGTACTGAGATCATGCAGGAAGAATCAGTCTTTGAAGCGTGTGGTTCTCACCTCATCCTCTTCAACAGTCAGGATCAGAGATGATTTTGATCCTAATATCCCTCTTGATGAATCTGTTTGGACCTCTGTGGAACTCTGCAAGCGTTTCCAG gtcTGGTATGCTTTATCAAAGACATTAGCCGAGCAAGCTGCATGGAAGTTCTGTGAAGAGAATAGTATTGACCTTGTCACTGTTCTACCATCCTTCCTCGTTGGACCAAGCCTTCCTCCTGATCTGTGTTCTACAGCATCTGATGTCCTCGGGCTGCTAAAAG GAGAAACAGAGAAGTTTCAGTGGCATGGACAGATGGGTTATATTCATATAGACGACGTGGCAAGAACCCACATCCTTGTTTTCGAACAAGAAGCAGCTAAAGGCAGATACATTTGCAGCTCTAAAGTTGTCAGTCTAGAGGAACTGGTTTCCTTCTTGTCCACACGTTACCCATCACTCCCTATCCCCAAGAG gtttAAAAAACTAAATAGGCTGCATTACGACTTGGACACTTCGAAGATAAAGAGTCTCGGACTCGAGTTCAAGCCACTTGAAGAGATGTTTGATGACTGCATTGCCTCATTCGTTGAGCAAGGCTATTTATCTCATGTAGTTTCTTAA
- the LOC103834954 gene encoding CMP-sialic acid transporter 4 — translation MEYRKIKDDDDEVQEDNDVASDLESLKGKSHTVASSNIALATLGGYTERTTWKRKGVVTCALTILTSSQAILIVWSKRAGKYEYSVTTANFLVETLKCALSLLALTRIWKNDGVTDDNRLSTTYDEVKVFPIPAALYLFKNLLQYYIFAYVDAPGYQILKNLNIISTGVLYRIILKKKLSEIQWAGFILLCCGCTTAQLNSNSDRVLQTSLPGWIMAIIMALLSGFAGVYTEAIIKKRPSRNINVQNFWLYVFGMAFNAVAIVIQDFDAVANKGFFHGYSFITVLMILNHALSGIAVSMVMKYADNIVKVYSTSVAMLLTAVVSVFLFNFHLSLAFFLGSTVVSVSVYLHSAGKLR, via the exons ATGGAATACCGCAAAATCAAAGATGACGACGATGAGGTTCAGGAGGATAACGACGTCGCTTCGGATCTCGAGAGCTTGAAAGGAAAATCTCACACCG TTGCGTCGAGTAACATTGCTCTGGCTACTCTAGGTGGATATACTGAGCGAACAACCTGGAAGCGAAa GGGTGTAGTAACGTGTGCACTGACTATTCTCACGAGTTCTCAAGCCATACTCATCGTTTGGTCTAAGCGAGCTGGCAAGTATGAGTACAGTGTCACTACCGCCAACTTCTTA GTTGAGACTCTGAAATGTGCGTTATCTCTGCTTGCATTAACAAGAATATGGAAGAACGATGGTGTTACTGACGACAACAG GTTGAGcacaacatatgatgaagttaaAGTCTTTCCCATTCCTGCAGCTTTGTATCTTTTCAAGAATCTCTTACAG TATTATATTTTTGCATACGTAGACGCACCAGGCTATCAGATATTGAAGAACCTGAACATCATCAGTACTGGTGTCTTGTACAGAATTATACTTAAGAAAAA GTTGAGCGAGATTCAGTGGGCGGGCTTCATCCTATTGTGTTGTGGATGCACCACTGCTCAACTGAATTCAAA TTCTGATCGTGTACTTCAGACATCTCTTCCCGGTTGGATTATGGCAATT ATTATGGCCCTTTTAAGTGGTTTCGCCGGAGTGTACACAGAG GCTATTATAAAGAAGCGACCTTCAAGGAATATAAATGTACAGAACTTCTGGCTATATGTCTTTGGGATGGCTTTCAATGCTGTTGCTATTGTGATCCAAGATTTTGATGCCGTTGCTAATAA GGGATTCTTCCATGGTTACTCATTCATCACAGTACTCATGATTCTTAACCATGCTCTCAG TGGCATTGCTGTGTCAATGGTGATGAAATATGCAGACAATATCGTAAAG GTTTATTCAACATCAGTGGCAATGCTTCTCACCGCGGTTGTCTCTGTATTCCTCTTCAATTTTCATCTTTCCCTTGCCTTCTTTTTGGGTTCAAC GGTCGTCTCTGTTTCAGTATATTTGCATTCAGCCGGGAAGCTACgatag